TGCTTCAGTGATGGTGCGCCCGCCCGAGCGGAATACCTGACCCACCTGCAGCTCGTCAAAGGTCTGGTCGATACGGTTGTTGATAACGCGCTTGGTCGTGTCAGTCATTTCTCTGGTTCCTTGATGTGGTTGCGCGATCAGCCCAAGCGCATGGACTTGGCGATGATGGTCTTCTGGATCTGCGAGGTGCCGCCGCCGATGGTGGACTGGACGCTTTCGCGCAGGTAGCGCTCCATGTCGGCTTCTGGCAGGTTGGCGTAGCCGCCCAGCACCTGCATGCCGGTCAGCGCGCACTGCTTGAGCGTCTCGGACCCATACAGCTTGGCCATCGACACTTCACGGCTGCACGGCACGTCGGCAGCTGCCATTTGCGCGGCACGGTAGCAAAGCAGGCGCGCGGCATCCACCTCGGTCTGGCGGTCGGCCAGCATGTGCTTGAGCACCTGGAAATCCCACAACTGTTTGCCGAACTGGATACGCTCATGGGCGTACTGCACTGCCTTCGACACCGCCGTCTGCGCGTTGCCGACATAGGCCGCAGCCACGGAGCAACGTTCGAGTTCCAGGTGCTTGGTGATGATTTCCCAGCCTTGGCCTTCTTCGCCGAGAATCGCATCGCCCGGCACGCGCACTTCATCCAGGAAGATCTCGGTGGTGCCGGTCGCATGGCGCGACAGGGTCGGAAGCTTGTTGATCACCAGGCCCGGCGTCGTGTTCGGGATCAGGAGAACGGAAAGGCCGCCGTGCTTGTTGTCGGCGTCCGTGCGCACCAGCATGGCGATGACCGTGTCCTTGGCCGCTGCGCCGCTGCACCACAGCTTTTGTCCAGAAACGATCCAGTCGCCGTTCGCGTCGCGACGGGCGCGGGTCTTCGTGTTGGAGGCATCGGAGCCGGCGTCGGGCTCGGAGATCGACACGGAGAAGCGGATCTTGCCCTCGATGAACGGCTTGATGTACTTGTCCTTCTGCGCAGCCGTGCCGTACTTCGCGATATTCATCGCCGTGAAGGTCGGCACCAGGACCGCCGCCGCGAAATCGAAGCCGAACTTTCCAAGGCCTTCGGCCATCAGCGTGTAGTCGAAGATGTCGCCTCCGGCGCCGCCCTCTTCCTCACTGAACAGCAGCCCCAGCCAGCCCTGCTTGGCGATCTTGTCGTAGGCCTCGTAGGGATAGTCACGGTTCTGGTCGCACTTGCGCACGTACTCGACCGTGACCTCGTTGTCCATGAAACGGTTCACGGTATCCAGCCACAAGGCCTGCGATTCATTCAGGAAGTTCGGTTGCACTGTATTGCCTCCATTGGTTTGCGTTGGCATCTGCCTGCATTGCAGCGAGCCCTTGCTGCGATTGCTGCGATGCGTGTTGGAAGCGTAGTGGTGTGCAGCAGGCAAGCCAACTGGCCTTTTCCGAAGCGGCGATTCGGTGGGATCGAAGTGAGCCGCAGGAGGCGCCTGGACGGGGCAAGCGCGCAGTGTTGCGCGACGGTGCGTGGTAGCGCTCAGCCCTGCCCTGATACGGCGGGCTCGCCGCGCGGGCGGTCTAGCAGCTGCTTCATCAGCGCGGCGGCAGGCGGGCTCAGGACACGACCGCGGGCCGTGGCGATATGGGTGGTGCGCACGGCCCACGACTCGTCGATGGCCACGCTGGTGACCTGATCGAACATATCGTGGCTGAGCAGGCATTCGGGCAACACAGTCACGCCCAGCCCGGCCTGGACCAGGCTGGTCGCCACCCCGGCGCTGACGACGTGGAACGGTGGCGCGAACTCGGCGCCCATGCGTTTCGCCGCGGCGCGGAACATGCCCAGCATCGATTCCACCGGAATCAGCCTTTCCGGCAGCAGGTCTTCGAAGCTGACCATTTCACGCGCGCTGAGCGCGTGCGTGTTGGGCACCACGGCGACCAGCCGGTCGCGGCGGTAGGGTGTCACGTCGACGCCCCCAAGCTCAAGCTCGTGGGCCATGGCGAACACCCCTACGTCGGCATCGCCGCGCGACACTGCCTCGATGATCGCGGCGTTCTCGACTTCGCGCACCACCAGCTCCACCAGCGGGAAATCGCGCGCGTAGTCGCCCAGCTCGCGGGCAAGAAATGGCGCGATGATTGAGCGCGCCGAAGCCACCACCACCTTGCCGCGCATGCCTTCGGTGAAGGCGGAAATTTCGGAACGCAGGTTCTCGATGCTGTCCAGGATCTGGCGCGCGTAGCGCACCAGCACCGCGCCCGCGGGACTCGGGACGACGCCCCTGGGTCCGCGTTCGAGCAGCTTGACGCCAGCGATATCCTCCAGGTCCTGGATCCGCTTGGTCGCCGTCGAAGCGGCAATATTCTCTCGGCTCGCGGCTCGCCCGATCTGCTGCTCTTCCACAGCAGACAGGAACAACCGCAACGTAAACAGGTCGACTTGGCGGATCAGGTGCAGGCGGTTGAATTCGGTCATGAACGGCTGGCGGGAAGGTGAGGGCCCAGCCTATTTTGCTCGCCTTATTCGCGCGATGCCAGCCGTTCCTGCAGCACCTGCGCCATCGCCAGCAGGCACGGCGCCAGCTCGCGTTCGACGCGGGCGCGCGCCATGCGCGCAGTTCGGCCAATGCAGGCCAGCACCAGCGGCGGCTGCTCCGGCACGCGGACCGGCACGGCGACGGCGGCCAACTCAGGCTCCCACTCGCCGAGCGACATGCAGAAACCCAGTTCATGGACCTGCGAGATCTTCTCGGCCATGCGCCGCCGCAGCAAGGGCCAGTCGCGGCCGGCCTTGCGCTCCACATTGCCCTGCAGGTAGCAGCGCTCCAGTTCCGGGATCGCTGCAAGCAGTGCCGATCCCATCAGCGATGACGCAATATGCAGGCGCGTTCCCGGCGTCAGGCGCAGGTCCAGCACGGCCTGGCTGCCCACGCGGCTGTCCAGCACGATCACATCGAGCCGGTCGCGCGTGCCGAGCACCACGTAGGTATCGGTCGCTTCGGCGAACTTGCGCATCTCTATGCTGCCCTCGCGCTGCACGGCAGGATCGGCGATCGCCGCATAGCCGAGCGCCAGCGAGGCGGCCGCGAGCCGGTATTTGCGCCGCACCTCGTCGTGGTGCAGGTATCCCAGTGCGACCAGCGACTGCAGCAGCCGCGTGACCGTGGGCGCGGGGATGCCGGTTTCCAGAGAAATCTCTTGGTTGCCCAGCCAGGCCTGCTCCGGGCCGAAGGCGGCCAGCACGGCCAGGCCGCGGGCCAGCGGCGCTACCCGCACCTGACTTTCCGCCGTAGCGGACCGGCCCGGCCTGGGCCAGATCGCGCCGATCCCGGGTTGATGGCCTCGCGGCCTCGCGCCTGCTTGCTGCAACATGGGCGTCTCCGTATCCATGGATATGCTTGCGCCCGCTACCCACGTAGCATGCGGCGCATGGCGGTGCGCCCGTACCTGACGAACGTTAGGTAGAGTTTGAGGGCCGGTTCGATGAAGCTCCATGGGGGTTAACCCCCTCGCTCATTGCACGGAACGGCGGCAAGCGCTGTATTGACCTCGCCTGCTCCGGATCCGACCATGCGTGCATACGCCACCCTGCACGCAGGGCTGTCAACAGGATATCGAGACAGGAGACCGCAGCAATGACCCATTCCCTTCACCGCCTGTGCGGCGTGATCATCATGGCGCTGGCCGCAGGCCCGACATTCGCGGCAGACGCTTATCCAGCCAGGCCCGTGCGGATCATCGTGAATTCGGCGCCGGGCGCGCTGCTCGACGTCACGACCCGCGCCGTGGCGCAGCAGATGGCCGAGAACCTTGGCCAACCCGTGGTCGTGGAAAACATGGCTGGGGCTGCCGGGCTGCTAGGCATCCGTTATGTGAAAGCCCAGAAGCCGGATGGCTACACCCTCCTCGCCACCGCCAACACCCTGGCGCTGGCGCAAGCCACCAAGCTGGAGCCGGGCTATGACCTGGCACGGGACTTCACCGGCATCGGCATGATGAACAAGGCCCCACTGATCATGGTGGGTTTCTCCGCTCAGCCGGACAAGACCCTGCCGCAGTTGATCGCGCATGCCAAAGCCAGCCCGGGCACGATGTCCTATGCCACCGCAGGCATCGGCACCAGTACCCATATGGCCGCCGCGCTGTTCATGCACCAGGCCGGCATCAAGATGCTTCACGTGCCCTACAAGGGGAACGCCGGCGCCATGCCGGACGTGCTTGGCGGCCGCGTCAACATGATCTTTGACGGCGCCAACTCGTCGGGCCCATACGTCCAGGACGGAAAGCTGCGCGCGTTCGCGGTTTCGTCACCCAAGCGCCTGCCGGCGTTTCCCGATATTCCGACACTGGCCGAACAGGGTCTGCCCAACTATAGCTTCTATGTCTACATGGGCCTGGCGGCGCCGGCCGGCACGCCAACGCCTGTCGTCATGCGGCTGGCGAAGGCATTGAAGGCGGCGCAGGCCAACGAAGGCGTGCGCGAGCGGTTCCGCAAGGACAGCGCCGAAGCCGGCAACCTGTCCCCGGAGGAATTCACTGCGTTCTTGCGCCAGGATCTTCAGCGCAATATCAAGGTCGTGGCGGACCTGGGCATCCCGAAAGAGTAAGCCGAACGACAAGCCGAACTCCCCTGGCAGCCCCTGCCGCAGGGGCGCGACACATTACCTGGAGAGAATGCCATGGCAACAACCATCGTCGAGCAACTGGCCGGCTTCACCGAACAAAGCACCTATGGCATGCTGCCGCCGGCGGTCGTGGACGAATGCAAGCGCATCGTCCTCGATTCGCTGGGATGCGCGCTGGCCGCCGTCGACCAGCCCAAGGGCAAGATCGGGATCGACTACGGCGCACTGATGGGTGGCGCCGCGGGCGACGCCACCATCATCGGCACCGACCAGCGGGTGTCGGTCGTTGGCGCGGCCTTTGCCAACGGCGAACTGATCAATGCCCTCGACATGGATGCCGTGGTACCGCCGGGCCATGTGACGCCCTATGTCCTGCCCGGCGCGCTGGCGGTCGGCGAAGCCATGGGCCGGTCCGGCCAGGACCTGATCACCGCGCTGGCCGTCTCGCACGAGATGTCCTACCGGCTCGGCAAGGCCATGGACTACCTGCGCGACACCAAGGACGGCAAGGTGTCGCCGCCGAAGATCTATGGCTACAGCAGCACTGTCTTCGGCGCGACGGCGGCCATCGTCAAGCTGAAGGGACTGGGCGCCGAGACGACAGCGCATGCGCTAGGGATTGCCGGCAGCATCAGCCCGGTAAATTCGCAAGTCGCCTGGTTCCAGCATGCGCCCAGCTCCACGATCAAGTACCTGCTTGCCGGCGCCCTGACGCAGGCGGCCATGGCCGCTGCGCACATGGCCGAGTTCGGCCACCGCGGCGACCTGCAGATCCTCGACGACCGTGAGTATGGTTTTCCGCGCTTTATCGGCACCACGCGCTGGGAGCCGGACCGCATCCTCGCGGCACTGGGCACCGACTGGCAGTTCCCCACCGAGCAGGCCTACAAGCCCTACCCGCATTGCCGCATCCTGCATGCCCTGCTGGACAGCCTCAATGAGATCGTCGACCAGAACGAACTGCGGCCGGAAGAGATCGACGGCATCAAGGTCTGGGTCGAAGGCTTCGTCGAGCAGCCGGTATGGCTCAACCGGGATATCAGGCATGTGCACGATGCACAGTTCAGCATCGCGCACGGCATCGCGCTGGGTGCGCATCGCGTGCCCCCGGGCAAGGCCTGGCAGGACCCGGAACTGGTCTTCGGCGAATCCGTGATGCGCCTGATGGACAAGGTCGAGCACGCGGTGCACCCCGACTATGTGGCGCTGCTGACCGGCCACGCGGCCAGCCGGCCGGCGAAGATCGAGGTGTCGGCGCGCGGCCAGATCTTTGCCGGCGAGCGGCGCTATCCGAAGGGGAGCCCCTCCCCCGACCCGGCCAGCCATATGAGCACCGAAGAGCTGGTACAGAAGTTCCGCGACAACGCGCGGGACGTCATTCCCGAGGCCAACATCGTTCGCGTCATCGATGCGGTGCTGGACCTGGAGAATGTGGGGAACATCGCGTCGATCCTGGCTGACGTGCGGCCCGGGAAACGCTGAGGTCCGGCTTCAGCTGACGGCGGGCGCCATGTGCAGGCATGGCGCCCGCGCAGGCCTTGCTTCAGCATGGGAGGGAGGTCTTTGGCCGAAGGCTGCGCCAACGGCGCGAACAAAAAAAGAAGCCCCGCGGCAAGCCGGTCGGGGCATAAGCTCGCTCGGAGGCGAGCATGGAGACAACAGATACCGTTTCCGGCATGCACGGATTCACTATGCTGCAGCGGTGCCAGATAGCCAAGGGCGTTGCGCGAACTCTCCCGTACTTTGAAACATCCCCGCAAACACGCGCCCATCAGAGCTGCAGCCGCAGCAGGGCGTCGTAGCTTCCCAAGGTACGGAACACTACGTCTTTTCGGTTGAGCTGGTGGCGTCATCGTCCTAGCATTGCTCGCAACGCCACAAGACAGGCATGGCCAGGAACGCCCGGGCCGCGCCAGGCAATGACATGGCAACCATGACCGAACACCACGCCACGAGCACGAACGCCTCGCGCGTGCATGCCGCCCTGCAAGACGTCGAGCGCCGCTGGAACGCCGCCGCGCTGACGTGGAACGCCGACGCGCTGACCGCGCTGTACGCGCCCGAAGCCCTGTTTTTTGGGGGCCGCCCGGGCCATGCCGTGGGCCATGCGGCGATCCTGGGGTACTTTGCCTCGTACGCCGGGACGCTGCGCTCGGCATCAATGTCCCTGGTCGACCAAACGCTGGTTGAGCTTGGCGCGGACACGCTGCTGGCGCAGGGGCACGCAAACTTCCGCTTCGTGCTCGCCGACGGGCGCGAAACCGCCTCGGCACTGCGCACGACTTGGGTGCTGGTCAGGCGCCTGGGGGTGTGGCAGATTCTACAGCACCACTTTTCTCCGACACCCGAAGCACCGCCTATCCAATAGCCGGCGCCCCCTTTATCGGGAAGACCCGATGCACGACGTGCCGGACCGCACAGCCCGCCCGGCCAGGAGCGTGCACGCTGGCTGGTGGATTTTCTGCGTCGGGCGGCGCAGTCGCCTCAGTGAATGGTCAACCCACCCGTCGGACTGAGCGTCGCCCCCGTGAGGTAGTGCGCGGCATCCGAAGCCAGGAATGCCACCACCTGGCCAATGTCTTGCGGCGCCGCCACGCCAAGTGGGCT
This genomic interval from Cupriavidus oxalaticus contains the following:
- a CDS encoding acyl-CoA dehydrogenase family protein — its product is MQPNFLNESQALWLDTVNRFMDNEVTVEYVRKCDQNRDYPYEAYDKIAKQGWLGLLFSEEEGGAGGDIFDYTLMAEGLGKFGFDFAAAVLVPTFTAMNIAKYGTAAQKDKYIKPFIEGKIRFSVSISEPDAGSDASNTKTRARRDANGDWIVSGQKLWCSGAAAKDTVIAMLVRTDADNKHGGLSVLLIPNTTPGLVINKLPTLSRHATGTTEIFLDEVRVPGDAILGEEGQGWEIITKHLELERCSVAAAYVGNAQTAVSKAVQYAHERIQFGKQLWDFQVLKHMLADRQTEVDAARLLCYRAAQMAAADVPCSREVSMAKLYGSETLKQCALTGMQVLGGYANLPEADMERYLRESVQSTIGGGTSQIQKTIIAKSMRLG
- a CDS encoding LysR family transcriptional regulator; translation: MTEFNRLHLIRQVDLFTLRLFLSAVEEQQIGRAASRENIAASTATKRIQDLEDIAGVKLLERGPRGVVPSPAGAVLVRYARQILDSIENLRSEISAFTEGMRGKVVVASARSIIAPFLARELGDYARDFPLVELVVREVENAAIIEAVSRGDADVGVFAMAHELELGGVDVTPYRRDRLVAVVPNTHALSAREMVSFEDLLPERLIPVESMLGMFRAAAKRMGAEFAPPFHVVSAGVATSLVQAGLGVTVLPECLLSHDMFDQVTSVAIDESWAVRTTHIATARGRVLSPPAAALMKQLLDRPRGEPAVSGQG
- a CDS encoding IclR family transcriptional regulator, translated to MRVAPLARGLAVLAAFGPEQAWLGNQEISLETGIPAPTVTRLLQSLVALGYLHHDEVRRKYRLAAASLALGYAAIADPAVQREGSIEMRKFAEATDTYVVLGTRDRLDVIVLDSRVGSQAVLDLRLTPGTRLHIASSLMGSALLAAIPELERCYLQGNVERKAGRDWPLLRRRMAEKISQVHELGFCMSLGEWEPELAAVAVPVRVPEQPPLVLACIGRTARMARARVERELAPCLLAMAQVLQERLASRE
- a CDS encoding Bug family tripartite tricarboxylate transporter substrate binding protein — protein: MTHSLHRLCGVIIMALAAGPTFAADAYPARPVRIIVNSAPGALLDVTTRAVAQQMAENLGQPVVVENMAGAAGLLGIRYVKAQKPDGYTLLATANTLALAQATKLEPGYDLARDFTGIGMMNKAPLIMVGFSAQPDKTLPQLIAHAKASPGTMSYATAGIGTSTHMAAALFMHQAGIKMLHVPYKGNAGAMPDVLGGRVNMIFDGANSSGPYVQDGKLRAFAVSSPKRLPAFPDIPTLAEQGLPNYSFYVYMGLAAPAGTPTPVVMRLAKALKAAQANEGVRERFRKDSAEAGNLSPEEFTAFLRQDLQRNIKVVADLGIPKE
- a CDS encoding MmgE/PrpD family protein, translating into MATTIVEQLAGFTEQSTYGMLPPAVVDECKRIVLDSLGCALAAVDQPKGKIGIDYGALMGGAAGDATIIGTDQRVSVVGAAFANGELINALDMDAVVPPGHVTPYVLPGALAVGEAMGRSGQDLITALAVSHEMSYRLGKAMDYLRDTKDGKVSPPKIYGYSSTVFGATAAIVKLKGLGAETTAHALGIAGSISPVNSQVAWFQHAPSSTIKYLLAGALTQAAMAAAHMAEFGHRGDLQILDDREYGFPRFIGTTRWEPDRILAALGTDWQFPTEQAYKPYPHCRILHALLDSLNEIVDQNELRPEEIDGIKVWVEGFVEQPVWLNRDIRHVHDAQFSIAHGIALGAHRVPPGKAWQDPELVFGESVMRLMDKVEHAVHPDYVALLTGHAASRPAKIEVSARGQIFAGERRYPKGSPSPDPASHMSTEELVQKFRDNARDVIPEANIVRVIDAVLDLENVGNIASILADVRPGKR
- a CDS encoding YybH family protein; the encoded protein is MATMTEHHATSTNASRVHAALQDVERRWNAAALTWNADALTALYAPEALFFGGRPGHAVGHAAILGYFASYAGTLRSASMSLVDQTLVELGADTLLAQGHANFRFVLADGRETASALRTTWVLVRRLGVWQILQHHFSPTPEAPPIQ